Proteins from one Porites lutea chromosome 3, jaPorLute2.1, whole genome shotgun sequence genomic window:
- the LOC140932029 gene encoding uncharacterized protein — MVQYLAVFLILCIPCGSLETTTSPRQQNTAKLKDLCEKSILGHGFPGIPGSNGMPGVSGVPGPQGPQGRKGAKGQTGAKGSQGTPGPRGDRGREGPSGKSGPPGITGIKGDPGLVGMKGEPGIVGNRGRKGDKGEKGESAKASQASVVPQTNWKQCVWKSPSDTDTGKIKDCTFNKLKSNTALKVSFQGNIRMRSDQKCNRWYFRFNGNECTGPMTIEAAVYSDWPGSLPNLHHHRSFEGYCENIPKGTVRVELWVGQCASWNLGDAYTGWVFVSRIMIEEVSRPQS, encoded by the exons ATGGTTCAGTACTTGGCTGTTTTCCTGATTCTATGTATTCCTTGCGGTTCACTTGAGACAACCACCTCACCACGGCAACAAAACACCGCAAAGTTAAAAGATTTATGTGAG AAATCTATACTGGGTCATGGTTTCCCCGGCATTCCAGGATCTAATGGCATGCCGGGAGTGTCGGGCGTGCCTGGGCCGCAGGGGCCCCAGGGAAGAAAAGGTGCAAAAGGACAAACTGGTGCTAAAGGATCACAAGGGACGCCGGGTCCACGAGGAGACAGAGGGCGCGAAGGGCCTTCTGGAAAGAGCGGACCACCAGGAATCACAGGAATAAAGGGTGACCCAGGACTTGTGGGAATGAAAGGAGAACCAGGCATTGTGGGAAATCGAGGAAGAAAAGGAGAcaaaggagagaaaggagaaagcGCCAAAGCAAGTCAAGCAAGTGTAGTACCACAAACCAACTGGAAACAATGTGTGTGGAAATCACCAAGCGATACTGACACCGGAAAGATTAAG GACTGTACGTTCAATAAATTGAAGTCCAATACAGCTCTAAAAGTCTCATTCCAGGGAAATATAAGAATGCGTAGTGATCAGAAGTGTAATCGATGGTATTTCAGATTCAATGGAAACGAATGCACTGGTCCAATGACAATCGAGGCTGCAGTCTACAGTGATTGGCCTGGGAGTCTTCCAAACCTTCATCACCATCGGTCATTTGAGGGCTACTGCGAAAACATTCCCAAAGGGACGGTTAGGGTAGAATTATGGGTAGGACAGTGTGCCAGCTGGAACTTGGGTGATGCTTACACTGGGTGGGTCTTCGTGTCTCGTATAATGATTGAAGAAGTATCTAGGCCACAATCCTAG